A genomic region of Cydia splendana chromosome 17, ilCydSple1.2, whole genome shotgun sequence contains the following coding sequences:
- the LOC134798677 gene encoding chondroitin proteoglycan-2 yields MKGTVLALFCAIALVSAELNQNGCPINPYVDVLKPHPNCNKYYQCVQGELYERPCASDLLFNEETQECDWAINVDCGNRPIAPDGSGEAGNDSNASGGSSESGNNSNSDGERSNEDSETSESNSSSNESGNDSGNNSGGGNGNPSEASKICATEGSDGVLVAHENCNQFYKCSEGSPVALDCPVNLLYNYEKEQCDWPENVNCEGRNQGGNGENGNDKSVEEADKEDGNNDNNGNNNNGGGNGNPSEAREICAGKGSDGVLVAHENCNQFYKCSEGSPVALDCPVNLLYNYEKEQCDWPENVNCEGRNQGGNGENGNDKSVEEADKEDGNNDNNGNNNNGGGNGNPSEAREICAGKGSDGVLVAHENCNQFYKCSEGLPVALDCPVNLLYNYEKEQCDWPENVNCEGRNQGGNGENGNDKSVEDSRSEEADKEDDVEDSSSKEENEDGNNDNNGNNNNGGGNGNPSEAREICAGKGSDGVLVAHENCNQFYECSGGSPVAFDCPLNLLYNYEKEQCDWPENVNCEGRNQGGNGDNGNDKSVEDSSSEEADNEDGNNDSNNNNNNGGGNGNPSDAPEICAKEGSDSVLVAHENCNQYYVCRDGLPVILDCNPNLVFNPDTDQCDWPELVDCGNRRTFTSLNKHLRFVRK; encoded by the exons ATGAAAG GCACAGTCCTAGCACTTTTTTGTGCTATAGCACTTGTTAGTGCTGAACTTAACCAGAACGGATGTCCCATAAACCCTTATGTGGACGTCCTCAAACCGCATCCCAACTGCAACAAGTACTACCAATGCGTCCAAGGTGAACTCTATGAGCGGCCTTGTGCCTCAGACCTTTTGTTCAATGAGGAAACACAGGAGTGTGACTGGGCAATCAACGTTGACTGCGGCAATAGGCCAATAGCCCCAGATGGTAGCGGAGAAGCTGGAAACGACAGCAACGCTAGTGGAGGCAGTAGCGAGTCTGGAAATAATAGCAACAGCGATGGAGAACGCAGCAATGAAGACAGTGAAACTAGCGAGAGCAACTCCAGTAGCAACGAGAGTGGAAATGATAGCGGTAACAATAGCGGTGGTGGAAACGGAAACCCAAGTGAAGCTTCCAAAATCTGTGCTACTGAAGGTTCAGACGGTGTACTAGTAGCCCATGAAAACTGTAATCAGTTCTACAAATGTTCGGAAGGATCACCTGTTGCGTTGGACTGCCCAGTAAACCTTTTGTACAACTATGAAAAAGAGCAATGCGACTGGCCAGAGAACGTGAACTGCGAAGGCAGAAACCAAGGTGGTAACGGCGAAAATGGCAACGACAAGAGTGTCGAAGAAGCAGACAAAGAAGACGGCAATAATGACAATAATGGTAACAATAACAACGGTGGTGGAAATGGAAACCCTAGCGAAGCTCGCGAAATCTGCGCTGGCAAAGGTTCAGATGGTGTACTAGTAGCCCACGAAAACTGCAATCAGTTCTACAAATGTTCGGAAGGATCACCTGTTGCGTTGGACTGCCCAGTAAACCTTTTGTACAACTATGAAAAAGAGCAATGCGACTGGCCAGAGAACGTGAACTGCGAAGGCAGAAACCAAGGTGGTAACGGCGAAAATGGCAACGACAAGAGTGTCGAAGAAGCAGACAAAGAAGACGGCAATAATGACAATAATGGTAACAATAACAACGGTGGTGGAAATGGAAACCCTAGCGAAGCTCGCGAAATCTGCGCTGGCAAAGGTTCAGATGGTGTACTAGTAGCCCACGAGAACTGCAATCAGTTCTACAAATGTTCGGAAGGATTACCTGTTGCGTTGGACTGCCCAGTAAACCTTTTGTACAACTATGAAAAAGAGCAATGCGACTGGCCAGAGAACGTGAACTGCGAAGGCAGAAACCAAGGTGGTAACGGCGAAAATGGCAATGACAAGAGTGTCGAAGATAGTAGGAGCGAAGAAGCAGACAAGGAAGACGATGTCGAAGATAGTAGTAGCAAAGAAGAAAACGAAGACGGAAATAATGACAATAATGGTAACAATAACAACGGTGGTGGAAATGGAAACCCTAGCGAAGCTCGCGAAATCTGCGCTGGCAAAGGTTCAGATGGTGTACTAGTAGCCCACGAAAACTGCAATCAGTTCTACGAATGTTCGGGAGGATCACCTGTTGCGTTCGATTGCCCATTAAACCTTTTGTATAACTATGAAAAAGAGCAATGCGACTGGCCAGAGAACGTGAACTGCGAAGGCAGAAATCAAGGTGGTAACGGTGACAATGGCAATGATAAGAGTGTAGAAGATAGTAGTAGCGAAGAAGCAGACAATGAAGATGGAAACAATGACAgcaataataacaataacaacgGTGGTGGAAATGGAAATCCTAGCGATGCCCCTGAAATCTGTGCCAAGGAGGGCTCGGATAGTGTTCTAGTCGCCCATGAGAACTGCAACCAGTACTATGTATGTAGAGACGGCTTGCCTGTAATTCTTGATTGCAATCCAAATCTGGTCTTCAACCCTGATACCGACCAATGTGACTGGCCAGAACTAGTAGACTGCGGTAATCGTCGCACTTTTACATCGCTCAACAAACATCTGCGCTTTGTTAGGAAGTAA